Proteins co-encoded in one Rhodohalobacter mucosus genomic window:
- the acnA gene encoding aconitate hydratase AcnA: MTSNNPLQDTKTTFKTGTGDAHLYSLKKLEELGYEKVSRLPFTIKILLEAVLREFDGYVVTEEDVKVLAEYNAKNPSGEIPFKPSRVVLQDFTGVPAVVDLAALRSAMKRMGGNPTSINPQVPVDLVIDHSVQVDMFGQEYAFMFNVEKEMERNRERYEFLKWGKEAFDNFRVVPPGRGIVHQVNLEYLAKGVFTRKEKDGTTVAYPDTLVGTDSHTTMINGLGILGWGVGGIEAEAAMLGQPIYMLVPEVVGVKLTGKLREGITATDLTLTVTEMLRRHGVVSKFVEFYGPGLSNMSLPDRATIANMSPEYGATMGFFPIDSEAIRYMSRTGRSDEQVKLVEAYMKEQGLFRTDDTPDPEFTEVLELDLGDVETSLAGPKRPQDRITLPNMKETFENSLTSSDPTMGFNLTQEKLANKGTFKNGQTIDMKHGDVVIAAITSCTNTSNPSVMLGAGIIAKKAVEKGMKVPPYVKTSLAPGSRVVTEYLKEAGLTEYMDQLGFNLVGYGCTTCIGNSGPLPEAVENAIKEGDLIAAGVLSGNRNFEGRIHPWVKANYLASPPLVVAYALAGTVDIDLAHEPIGKDKDGNEVYLKDIWPSSDEITEFLDQAIRPELFEKMYSDIFESETWDKIPVGGGELYEWKEDSTYIQEPPFFVGMGEEPEPIQPIAGARVLVKVGDSITTDHISPAGNIKKESPAGQYLINNGVEEKDFNSYGSRRGNDRVMTRGTFANVRFKNQLAPGTEGGFTKYHPTGEITTIFEAAEKYKEEGTPLVALAGKEYGTGSSRDWAAKGTILLGVKAVIAASYERIHRSNLVGMGVLPLQFADGETHKSLGLDGSEAFTIHIDDDLKPRETVKVEAKKSDGSVVKFDTVCRIDTPVEIDYFRNGGILHKVLRDYVEEDKK; this comes from the coding sequence ATGACGAGCAACAATCCGCTTCAAGATACCAAAACGACATTCAAAACCGGCACGGGTGATGCCCACCTCTACAGCCTGAAGAAACTGGAAGAATTGGGGTATGAGAAAGTGAGCAGGCTCCCCTTTACGATTAAAATTTTGCTGGAAGCCGTTTTGAGGGAGTTTGACGGATACGTGGTTACCGAAGAGGATGTGAAGGTGTTGGCTGAGTACAACGCCAAAAACCCGTCGGGTGAAATTCCCTTCAAGCCTTCGCGTGTGGTGCTTCAGGATTTTACGGGAGTTCCCGCAGTGGTTGATCTGGCTGCGCTGCGCTCTGCAATGAAGCGTATGGGAGGTAATCCGACCTCCATTAATCCTCAGGTACCGGTTGATCTTGTAATCGACCACTCTGTTCAGGTGGATATGTTTGGCCAGGAGTACGCATTCATGTTCAATGTTGAAAAGGAGATGGAGCGCAACCGTGAGCGATATGAGTTTCTGAAATGGGGGAAAGAGGCTTTTGATAACTTCCGCGTGGTCCCACCGGGACGCGGTATTGTACACCAGGTGAACCTGGAGTACCTGGCCAAGGGAGTTTTTACCCGTAAAGAGAAAGACGGTACCACCGTAGCCTACCCGGATACCCTTGTAGGAACCGATTCACATACCACCATGATTAACGGACTGGGCATTCTGGGCTGGGGTGTCGGTGGCATCGAAGCGGAAGCCGCCATGCTGGGTCAGCCGATCTACATGCTCGTACCCGAAGTGGTCGGCGTAAAGCTGACCGGCAAGCTGCGTGAAGGGATCACCGCAACCGACCTTACGCTGACTGTCACCGAAATGCTTCGCCGACACGGCGTTGTGAGCAAGTTTGTGGAATTTTATGGTCCCGGCCTCAGCAACATGAGCCTGCCTGACCGCGCCACAATTGCAAATATGAGTCCGGAGTATGGAGCCACAATGGGCTTTTTCCCTATCGACAGCGAAGCTATTCGGTACATGAGCCGCACCGGCCGAAGTGACGAGCAGGTGAAGCTCGTGGAAGCTTACATGAAAGAGCAGGGGCTTTTCCGCACAGATGACACTCCGGATCCGGAGTTCACCGAGGTGCTGGAACTCGACCTGGGCGATGTTGAAACATCACTTGCGGGGCCGAAGCGGCCGCAGGATCGTATCACGCTGCCCAACATGAAGGAGACCTTTGAAAACTCACTCACGAGCAGTGATCCTACCATGGGCTTCAATCTCACCCAGGAGAAACTGGCCAACAAAGGTACGTTTAAAAATGGCCAGACAATCGACATGAAACACGGCGACGTGGTGATTGCGGCGATTACCAGCTGTACCAACACCTCCAATCCGAGCGTGATGCTTGGAGCCGGTATCATCGCCAAGAAAGCTGTCGAGAAGGGAATGAAGGTTCCTCCGTATGTTAAAACCTCATTGGCACCCGGTTCGCGAGTGGTAACCGAATATCTGAAGGAAGCAGGACTTACCGAGTATATGGATCAGCTTGGATTCAACCTGGTGGGTTATGGATGCACGACATGTATCGGTAACTCCGGTCCGCTGCCCGAAGCTGTTGAGAATGCTATCAAAGAGGGCGACCTGATCGCAGCAGGGGTACTATCCGGTAACCGGAACTTTGAGGGCCGCATCCATCCGTGGGTAAAAGCCAACTACCTGGCTTCACCGCCGCTTGTGGTGGCCTACGCGCTTGCCGGCACCGTGGATATTGACCTGGCCCATGAGCCGATTGGAAAGGACAAGGATGGCAACGAGGTTTACCTGAAGGATATCTGGCCATCATCTGATGAAATAACCGAGTTTCTGGATCAGGCAATTCGGCCGGAGCTTTTTGAGAAGATGTACAGCGATATTTTCGAGTCCGAAACGTGGGATAAAATTCCCGTCGGCGGTGGAGAGTTGTACGAGTGGAAAGAGGATTCAACCTACATTCAGGAGCCGCCTTTCTTTGTTGGAATGGGTGAAGAACCCGAGCCGATCCAGCCGATTGCAGGTGCACGCGTGCTGGTAAAAGTGGGTGATTCCATTACAACGGATCACATCTCTCCTGCAGGAAATATCAAAAAGGAGAGCCCCGCAGGACAGTACCTTATCAATAATGGGGTGGAAGAGAAAGATTTCAACTCCTACGGATCGCGCCGGGGAAATGATCGTGTGATGACCCGCGGTACCTTTGCAAACGTGCGCTTCAAGAATCAGCTTGCACCGGGAACGGAAGGAGGATTTACCAAGTACCACCCCACGGGCGAGATTACCACCATCTTTGAAGCAGCCGAGAAGTACAAGGAGGAGGGAACTCCGCTTGTGGCGCTTGCCGGTAAAGAGTACGGAACAGGATCATCACGCGACTGGGCTGCAAAGGGCACCATTCTGCTTGGCGTAAAGGCAGTAATTGCTGCATCCTATGAACGGATTCACCGGTCAAACCTGGTGGGAATGGGCGTGTTGCCTCTGCAGTTTGCCGACGGGGAAACACATAAAAGCCTTGGACTCGACGGATCCGAAGCGTTCACCATTCACATTGATGATGACCTGAAGCCACGGGAAACCGTTAAGGTGGAAGCGAAGAAATCTGACGGCAGTGTGGTTAAATTCGATACTGTTTGCAGAATAGATACGCCGGTTGAGATCGACTACTTCCGCAACGGTGGTATTCTGCACAAGGTACTTCGCGATTACGTGGAAGAAGACAAGAAGTAA
- a CDS encoding GAF domain-containing protein, whose protein sequence is MEVSSGKKTGTPSPLTDFSQENLRLLLDTIEGITHTREFKAVLNESLEAVRLVMESEASSLMLLDEDSGELQLRISTGPVSEEVAGKRIPKNKGIAGWVVRNRSPYITNDTSKSPEFFGELSEGFRTRNVICLPLINRDDEVIGVVQALNKKEDKDFNESDIPVFEALADHITIAIERTRYVDYLHLRLKEKDVLVAEMNHRIKNNLLALNTLLSIELEGINDETSSRILKNMDRRINSMFDLHNMLIEKNLEKQVRLDNYLEQIAAKIQESMGHIFSDAEITFSGDQIEVSQEQALRCGLILNELIVNIYKHAFTESDEEGEIRVRLEKGEDKVKLNVSDNGVGLPESSDAGNKDSMGMWIVEELSEKMGASIDVVSKKGTRFVISFPMK, encoded by the coding sequence ATGGAAGTCAGTTCAGGCAAAAAAACAGGTACGCCATCGCCTTTAACGGATTTTTCGCAGGAGAATCTTCGCCTGTTACTTGATACCATTGAAGGGATTACACATACAAGGGAGTTCAAGGCGGTTCTCAATGAGAGTCTTGAAGCAGTTCGCCTGGTAATGGAGTCGGAAGCCAGTTCCCTGATGCTGCTGGATGAAGATTCCGGAGAGCTGCAGCTGCGTATATCGACCGGCCCCGTAAGTGAGGAGGTAGCCGGGAAACGCATTCCCAAAAACAAAGGGATCGCCGGATGGGTGGTCAGAAACCGCTCGCCGTACATTACCAACGATACAAGCAAGTCACCTGAGTTTTTTGGTGAACTTTCGGAAGGTTTCCGAACAAGAAACGTAATTTGTCTTCCCCTCATTAACCGTGACGATGAAGTAATAGGTGTTGTTCAGGCACTCAACAAGAAAGAGGACAAAGATTTTAATGAAAGTGATATACCTGTCTTTGAGGCACTTGCAGACCATATCACCATTGCCATTGAGCGTACCCGGTATGTAGACTACCTTCACCTTCGCCTCAAGGAGAAAGATGTGCTGGTTGCTGAAATGAACCATCGTATAAAAAATAATCTTCTGGCTTTAAATACGCTTCTCAGTATCGAGCTGGAAGGTATAAATGATGAAACGAGCAGCCGGATTCTCAAGAACATGGATCGACGGATCAATTCCATGTTTGACCTGCACAACATGCTGATTGAAAAAAATCTGGAAAAACAGGTTCGTCTGGACAACTACCTGGAGCAGATTGCTGCAAAAATTCAGGAATCGATGGGCCACATTTTCAGTGATGCGGAGATTACGTTTTCAGGGGATCAGATTGAGGTGAGCCAGGAACAGGCCCTGCGGTGCGGACTGATACTCAATGAACTGATCGTCAATATTTACAAACATGCTTTCACCGAGTCGGATGAGGAGGGAGAAATCAGGGTTCGGCTTGAAAAAGGAGAGGATAAAGTGAAGCTCAATGTGTCGGACAACGGAGTGGGATTGCCTGAAAGTTCAGATGCCGGCAATAAAGACTCTATGGGTATGTGGATCGTAGAAGAACTTTCAGAAAAAATGGGTGCAAGTATTGATGTTGTGAGTAAAAAGGGTACACGGTTTGTGATCTCCTTTCCAATGAAGTAG
- a CDS encoding histidine kinase dimerization/phosphoacceptor domain -containing protein yields the protein MANMDDMKVSDQDFPEGEGSQRLLMDTLEGIDHTEEFKSVLVDSMESTRLVMNTEASSLMLMDEETGELYVSMPTGPAKMSVAGKSIPQSKGIAGWVAENKRPYMTNDVANSEHFYGELAEDFKTRNIICVPLINRENKVIGVMQALNRRNGEEFTSRDIPVFQSLASHFTLAIERSRMIDRLHDRLQQKDAIIAEIHHRIKNNLQIISALVEDELPLIKDKHAETVLQGISLRIQSMSRLHDMLSEKNIKNTVDLKEYLSQLSDKIRDTMSSILYDVQIELDSEEIVVKQDQALLCGLILNELLINIYKHAFQYEDDEANIKMSLFLKDHIVHLRVSDNGVGLPDDFKLRKKDSIGMWIVDTLLKKLNAEMSVGSDEGTRFEIRFEA from the coding sequence ATGGCAAACATGGACGATATGAAGGTCAGTGATCAGGATTTTCCTGAGGGGGAAGGCAGCCAGCGTTTACTGATGGATACCCTCGAGGGTATAGATCACACGGAAGAATTTAAATCGGTATTGGTCGACAGTATGGAGTCAACCCGGCTGGTCATGAATACGGAAGCAAGTTCCCTGATGCTGATGGATGAAGAAACGGGTGAACTGTATGTGAGTATGCCTACGGGGCCGGCCAAGATGTCGGTGGCGGGTAAAAGCATACCCCAAAGTAAAGGAATTGCAGGGTGGGTAGCAGAGAACAAAAGGCCATACATGACTAATGATGTTGCAAATTCTGAACATTTTTACGGGGAACTGGCTGAAGATTTTAAAACAAGAAACATCATCTGTGTGCCGCTGATCAACCGGGAGAACAAGGTAATCGGTGTGATGCAGGCATTGAATCGCAGAAACGGAGAAGAGTTTACATCAAGGGATATACCGGTGTTTCAGTCGCTGGCTTCACACTTTACACTGGCAATTGAACGTTCCAGGATGATCGACCGCCTGCATGATCGCCTGCAGCAAAAAGATGCTATCATTGCAGAGATTCACCATCGGATTAAAAACAATCTTCAGATCATATCCGCACTGGTTGAGGATGAACTCCCGTTGATCAAGGATAAGCATGCAGAAACGGTACTGCAGGGTATTTCACTCCGCATTCAGTCGATGTCGCGGCTGCATGATATGTTGAGTGAAAAAAATATCAAGAACACCGTCGATCTGAAGGAATATTTATCCCAGCTATCCGATAAGATCCGTGATACAATGAGCTCCATTCTTTACGATGTACAGATTGAGCTCGACAGTGAAGAGATCGTGGTGAAACAGGACCAGGCGCTTTTGTGTGGACTGATTTTGAATGAACTTTTGATCAATATTTATAAACACGCGTTTCAGTATGAAGATGACGAGGCAAACATAAAAATGTCTCTATTTCTCAAGGATCATATAGTACATCTCAGGGTTTCTGACAATGGGGTGGGGCTGCCCGATGACTTCAAACTCAGAAAGAAAGATTCGATTGGCATGTGGATTGTCGATACCCTGCTGAAAAAACTGAATGCAGAGATGAGTGTGGGATCGGATGAAGGAACACGATTCGAGATCCGTTTCGAAGCATGA
- a CDS encoding FAD-dependent oxidoreductase — MTIHETDTDITIIGGGPVGLYLAIRLLNAGISCTVLEKNSTIDPHSKSLGIHPVSLNLFDHCGLTPAFLNQGLKIRSGIAFWNRDRIGKITFDNLPGEHRYILSLPQWRTEKILSDKVNKLKSDCLLRGAEVTEIQDNNEDRVQVAYKKNGANCRISSQFVVGCDGKTGFLRDALDIPFHGKSYPDTYIMGDYTDNTSFGHDAAVYLHEEGLIECFPLPDGQRRWVVKTDEYIREPQSKQLEKFIQHRLGHSLDGCRNSMVSSFGVQHFLAEQFHHGRCLLAGDAAHIVSPIGGQGMNLGWLDAEETFSVIQKALTLPEKYPVLFRQYSSERKKIARQVARRAELNMHLGRKESSSAFYRGLVSLMLNTPLSGLFAKIFTMHGLGKWPV; from the coding sequence ATGACCATTCATGAGACTGATACAGATATCACGATTATCGGAGGCGGGCCCGTGGGCCTCTATCTTGCGATACGTCTACTGAATGCAGGAATCTCATGCACGGTACTGGAAAAAAACTCAACTATCGATCCGCACTCCAAATCACTTGGCATACACCCCGTTTCTCTCAATCTTTTTGACCATTGCGGATTAACACCGGCTTTTCTGAATCAAGGGCTGAAAATTCGGAGCGGCATCGCCTTCTGGAACAGAGACCGCATCGGTAAAATCACGTTTGACAATCTTCCGGGCGAACACCGTTATATCCTGTCGCTTCCTCAGTGGAGAACAGAAAAAATTCTTTCTGATAAAGTGAATAAACTGAAATCCGATTGCCTTTTACGGGGTGCGGAGGTAACCGAAATTCAGGATAATAATGAAGACCGGGTTCAGGTTGCCTATAAAAAAAACGGAGCGAATTGCAGAATATCCTCACAATTTGTTGTTGGCTGCGATGGTAAAACAGGCTTCCTGAGAGATGCTCTTGATATACCCTTCCATGGAAAATCCTATCCCGATACATACATCATGGGCGATTATACAGACAATACCTCTTTTGGCCATGATGCGGCTGTATACCTTCACGAAGAGGGATTGATAGAGTGTTTTCCCCTTCCGGACGGTCAGCGGCGCTGGGTCGTTAAAACCGACGAATACATCCGTGAACCGCAAAGCAAGCAGCTTGAAAAATTTATTCAGCATAGGCTTGGCCATTCACTAGACGGCTGCAGAAATTCAATGGTCAGCAGTTTCGGGGTACAGCATTTTTTAGCTGAACAATTTCATCATGGCAGGTGCCTGCTTGCCGGTGATGCTGCACACATAGTGAGCCCTATTGGCGGGCAGGGAATGAATCTGGGCTGGCTGGATGCAGAAGAAACCTTTAGTGTGATTCAGAAAGCACTCACCCTGCCTGAAAAATACCCTGTACTGTTCCGGCAGTACTCATCCGAAAGGAAAAAAATTGCCCGTCAGGTTGCGCGGCGTGCTGAGCTCAACATGCATCTGGGAAGAAAGGAGTCATCTTCCGCTTTTTACAGGGGCCTGGTTTCACTGATGCTGAATACACCCCTGTCGGGCCTGTTTGCAAAAATATTTACAATGCACGGACTTGGGAAGTGGCCTGTTTGA
- a CDS encoding methyltransferase domain-containing protein — translation MPLFLSKRNPQLTEWMDRDDCDKQLLFNTYAQFSLINRLLSGWGTLYRRFIRPLIIEQEGTFTVLDIGCGGGDVIRYLHHLCIKDGFDVHFTGIEPDRRAIQFVGQESWTDNVTFLNAHSSDLVAEGKMFQLVISNHLMHHLPPSELRTLCADAEKLALKRVLFNDIERSDVGYVAFMTAAPILFRNSYIVKDGLISIRRSYRKQELESALPENWIINRKFPFRLIARYDHS, via the coding sequence ATGCCTCTATTCCTCTCAAAACGCAACCCACAGCTTACCGAATGGATGGACAGGGATGACTGCGACAAACAGCTTCTTTTTAATACGTATGCACAGTTCAGCCTGATTAATCGCCTTCTTTCCGGATGGGGTACTCTTTACAGGCGTTTTATCAGGCCTCTGATTATTGAGCAGGAGGGCACGTTTACCGTTCTTGATATCGGTTGCGGCGGCGGTGATGTGATACGCTATTTGCATCATCTATGCATAAAGGATGGGTTTGACGTTCATTTCACAGGCATTGAGCCCGACCGGCGGGCAATCCAGTTTGTCGGCCAGGAAAGCTGGACCGACAATGTAACCTTCCTGAATGCACATTCATCCGACCTTGTAGCTGAAGGCAAAATGTTTCAACTGGTTATTTCAAACCATCTGATGCATCACCTGCCTCCCTCCGAACTGCGTACGCTTTGTGCGGATGCTGAAAAACTGGCTCTGAAACGGGTGCTCTTTAACGATATTGAACGAAGTGATGTCGGCTACGTGGCTTTTATGACAGCTGCTCCGATATTGTTCAGAAACAGCTATATCGTTAAGGACGGATTGATATCCATCCGGCGCAGTTATCGAAAGCAGGAACTGGAAAGTGCGCTTCCTGAAAACTGGATTATTAACCGAAAATTTCCTTTTCGACTGATTGCACGGTATGACCATTCATGA
- a CDS encoding type III polyketide synthase, with amino-acid sequence MPSYIHALETATPAYSYSQSEIRDRMKEIVPASDKDKRIIHYLYSRSGIDNRHSVINDFRQKGSQTLFFNGEGAYPGTERRNDLYIREAKKLFVEAARSLIENSDFEADQITHLITVSCTGFYAPGPDFDIIRALNLNPSIERYHLGFMGCYASIPAIKMADQICRANKDANVMVVSVELCTIHFQANPEPDSILSASVFADGGAGFIMSNKKPTGKKGIAVHGFASTILEKGKDDMAWSIGDKGFSMVLSSYIPDLLKEGIDEFLNPALDRFGITTEQIEQWCVHPGGRAILDRIEEAVQLPPDALDASRKVLSGYGNMSSATILFVLRELQQQTHQKENSRILAMAFGPGLTMETALLSHC; translated from the coding sequence ATGCCTTCTTATATCCACGCCTTAGAAACTGCTACACCGGCCTATTCGTACTCCCAGAGCGAAATCAGGGACCGGATGAAAGAAATTGTGCCCGCCAGCGATAAAGACAAAAGAATAATTCACTATCTCTATTCCAGGTCAGGAATTGACAATCGCCACTCTGTGATAAATGATTTCAGACAGAAAGGGTCTCAGACGCTTTTTTTTAATGGTGAAGGTGCATATCCGGGCACAGAGCGAAGAAATGACCTGTATATCCGTGAAGCGAAAAAGTTGTTTGTTGAAGCAGCCAGGTCCCTGATAGAAAACTCCGACTTTGAGGCTGACCAGATAACTCATCTTATAACTGTTTCCTGCACCGGTTTTTACGCACCGGGACCCGATTTTGACATTATAAGGGCTCTGAACCTCAACCCTTCAATTGAGCGTTACCATCTTGGATTTATGGGTTGTTATGCCTCTATTCCTGCAATCAAAATGGCCGATCAGATTTGCAGGGCCAACAAGGATGCGAACGTAATGGTTGTGTCCGTGGAGCTGTGCACCATCCACTTCCAGGCCAATCCGGAACCGGATAGTATTCTGTCGGCGTCCGTATTTGCTGATGGAGGCGCAGGGTTCATCATGAGCAATAAAAAACCCACCGGGAAAAAGGGCATAGCGGTTCATGGGTTTGCATCTACCATTCTGGAAAAAGGTAAGGACGATATGGCCTGGTCGATCGGCGATAAAGGATTCAGCATGGTGCTTTCGAGTTATATTCCGGACCTGCTTAAAGAAGGAATAGACGAATTCCTGAACCCCGCACTCGATCGTTTTGGCATTACCACCGAACAGATTGAACAGTGGTGCGTACATCCGGGCGGGCGGGCCATTCTGGACCGGATTGAAGAAGCCGTTCAACTGCCGCCTGATGCATTGGATGCATCCAGAAAGGTATTGTCGGGCTATGGTAACATGAGCAGTGCAACCATTCTTTTTGTTTTGCGTGAACTGCAGCAGCAAACACATCAAAAGGAGAACTCCAGGATACTGGCCATGGCCTTCGGTCCCGGTCTCACCATGGAAACTGCCCTGCTTTCGCACTGCTGA
- a CDS encoding MATE family efflux transporter, producing MPSEETTYKQRIRSEISSLMKIGTPVIIAQLLQMSMSFVDTVMAGRLSPQDLAAVAVGSSIMLPFMVLCLGCIMAVTPIVAQNVGGRRFKQIGKNARQVLWLSQILALPSFFLLRHLDATFPFIGVTDEIIPIAGGYLRAMSWGIFPFYAFSALRNFNEGLSVTRPAMYIAAIGLMVNIPGNYILMFGKLGFPQLGAVGTGYSSSIVGAVMFVFMLIFTIKFQPFQRFGIFDKFRWPEKKYLSELLRIGVPIGISSTMEVTMFAVVSLLVSTISTIAIAGHQIAINFAAMAFMIPFGLSVAISSRVGLSIGRKRPGEARFRGFVGVGVASFIMFCTAALMYLFPESIVAIYTDDPQVTEIAVQLLFMAAIFQLSDGLQVSGFGALRGLKDTKVPMYVNLFAYWIIGIPTAYLLGFKTGMGAPGLWVGLIAGLTIAGILHNLRFHIKTGKMGA from the coding sequence ATGCCCAGCGAAGAGACAACATACAAACAGAGGATCCGGTCGGAAATATCGTCACTGATGAAAATCGGTACGCCGGTCATTATAGCTCAGCTGCTTCAGATGAGCATGAGCTTTGTGGATACCGTTATGGCGGGACGTCTTTCTCCACAGGATCTTGCCGCCGTCGCCGTAGGATCAAGCATAATGCTTCCATTTATGGTTCTGTGTCTCGGTTGCATCATGGCGGTTACCCCTATCGTAGCACAAAACGTTGGCGGACGCCGATTCAAACAGATTGGCAAGAATGCCCGTCAGGTGCTTTGGCTTAGCCAGATACTGGCATTGCCAAGCTTTTTTTTGCTACGGCACCTCGATGCCACCTTTCCATTTATCGGAGTTACGGATGAGATCATCCCCATCGCCGGCGGATATCTGAGAGCTATGTCCTGGGGAATTTTTCCATTCTACGCATTCAGTGCGCTCCGAAATTTTAACGAAGGACTGAGCGTTACCCGCCCGGCGATGTATATAGCTGCTATTGGCCTGATGGTGAATATCCCCGGAAACTACATTCTGATGTTTGGAAAGTTAGGTTTTCCACAGCTTGGAGCTGTCGGTACCGGATATTCCTCTTCAATAGTCGGCGCTGTGATGTTTGTCTTTATGCTGATATTTACCATAAAGTTTCAACCATTTCAGCGGTTCGGCATATTTGATAAGTTCCGGTGGCCTGAAAAAAAATATCTTTCAGAGCTTCTCAGAATAGGTGTTCCCATCGGAATCAGCTCAACCATGGAAGTAACCATGTTTGCCGTAGTGAGTCTTTTGGTCAGTACAATCAGTACAATTGCCATTGCCGGGCATCAGATAGCAATTAATTTTGCAGCAATGGCCTTCATGATCCCGTTTGGGCTTTCCGTTGCCATTTCATCACGCGTAGGCTTGTCAATTGGCCGAAAAAGGCCCGGAGAAGCCAGATTCAGAGGCTTTGTTGGAGTGGGAGTCGCATCATTCATTATGTTTTGTACGGCTGCACTGATGTACCTCTTTCCCGAGTCCATCGTAGCAATTTATACCGATGACCCACAAGTAACGGAAATTGCTGTCCAGCTTCTATTTATGGCAGCAATTTTTCAGCTTTCCGACGGTTTGCAGGTAAGCGGGTTTGGTGCGCTGCGCGGCCTTAAAGACACAAAGGTCCCCATGTATGTAAATCTGTTCGCCTATTGGATAATCGGTATACCCACCGCATATCTGCTCGGTTTTAAAACCGGTATGGGAGCACCCGGGCTCTGGGTCGGACTCATTGCGGGCCTGACCATCGCAGGAATTCTCCATAATCTTCGCTTTCACATTAAAACAGGAAAGATGGGAGCCTGA